The Urbifossiella limnaea genome has a window encoding:
- a CDS encoding DUF1549 domain-containing protein — translation MIAFRLLLAVLALSALPRPAGADERLRDTIDREIKAGWAREKIPAPGRSSDAVFLRRVYLDLVGMIPTYEEATAFLKDPDPNRRERLIDTLLADPRFARQQSHAWDLGMLGRTARPVDGTVGHRTRERFRRWLAKQFEANEPCDRIAAKVLRAEEDGSQLYYAVNNNTDEMVTAVSRFFLATQIQCARCHDHPFEPWTQKDYHGMAGFFVRTLVVEVPGKPEVTNQTGKEYRVGERAVGEALFTADEIDPKTKKKLSVPVRPRFLNGAAVTEPESPKDYVEPKLKAGELPPKPPFSRREKFIEWMTARDNPYFARAAVNRVWAQFMGRGFVHPVDDFNSQNPPSNPDLLKAVEAAFVARGFDLRWLVREVVASAAYQASDLGPVTDAMPRHYERARIRPLTVEELTASLHIATGLGPESALKAEPSSQMLQYLGQPTDGQGRFQGSLSEHLFLHNGDQFRSLCRPNKGNLPDRLLAGPEGWDAKVERMFLSALSRPPTGEEKQRFVSYLTVDATDPRQLAQRVEEAMWVLVSCSEFRFNR, via the coding sequence ATGATCGCGTTCCGACTCCTCCTGGCCGTCCTCGCCCTCTCGGCGCTCCCGCGCCCGGCGGGGGCCGACGAGCGGTTGCGCGACACGATCGACCGGGAGATCAAGGCGGGCTGGGCGAGAGAAAAGATTCCCGCACCAGGTCGGTCGTCGGACGCGGTGTTCCTGCGGCGCGTGTACCTCGACCTCGTGGGCATGATCCCCACCTACGAGGAGGCGACCGCATTCCTCAAGGACCCCGACCCGAACCGGCGCGAACGGCTCATCGACACGTTGCTCGCCGATCCGCGGTTCGCCCGGCAGCAGTCCCACGCCTGGGACCTGGGGATGCTGGGCCGCACCGCCAGGCCGGTGGACGGGACCGTCGGCCACCGGACCCGGGAGCGGTTCCGCCGGTGGCTCGCAAAGCAGTTCGAGGCGAACGAACCCTGCGACCGCATCGCCGCGAAAGTCCTCCGGGCGGAGGAAGACGGCTCGCAGTTGTACTACGCGGTGAACAACAACACCGACGAGATGGTCACGGCGGTCTCCCGCTTCTTCCTCGCCACGCAGATCCAGTGCGCCAGGTGCCACGACCACCCGTTCGAGCCGTGGACGCAGAAGGACTACCACGGGATGGCGGGGTTCTTCGTGCGCACCCTGGTCGTGGAAGTCCCGGGGAAGCCCGAGGTGACGAATCAGACGGGGAAGGAGTACCGCGTCGGCGAGCGGGCCGTCGGCGAGGCCCTGTTCACCGCCGACGAGATTGACCCGAAGACCAAAAAGAAGCTGTCCGTCCCCGTTCGGCCCAGGTTCCTCAACGGGGCGGCAGTGACCGAGCCGGAGTCGCCGAAGGACTACGTCGAGCCGAAGCTCAAGGCGGGGGAGTTGCCGCCGAAGCCGCCCTTCTCGCGGCGCGAGAAGTTCATCGAGTGGATGACAGCCCGGGACAACCCCTACTTCGCCAGGGCGGCGGTCAACCGCGTCTGGGCGCAGTTCATGGGGCGCGGCTTCGTCCACCCCGTGGACGACTTCAACTCGCAGAACCCGCCGAGCAACCCCGACCTGCTGAAGGCCGTGGAGGCGGCGTTCGTCGCACGCGGGTTCGACCTGAGGTGGCTCGTCCGGGAGGTCGTCGCCAGCGCGGCGTACCAGGCGTCGGACCTCGGCCCGGTCACCGACGCCATGCCGCGGCACTACGAGCGGGCCCGGATCCGCCCCCTGACCGTCGAGGAGTTGACGGCCTCGCTCCACATCGCGACGGGGCTCGGCCCCGAATCGGCCTTGAAGGCCGAGCCGAGCTCCCAGATGCTGCAGTACCTGGGGCAGCCCACCGACGGCCAGGGGCGATTCCAGGGGAGCCTGTCGGAACACCTGTTCCTCCACAACGGCGACCAGTTCCGCAGCCTCTGCCGGCCCAACAAGGGTAACCTGCCCGACCGGTTGCTGGCCGGACCCGAGGGGTGGGACGCGAAGGTCGAGCGGATGTTCCTGTCGGCGCTGAGCCGGCCGCCGACCGGCGAGGAGAAGCAGCGGTTCGTGAGCTACCTGACCGTGGACGCGACGGACCCGAGACAACTGGCGCAGCGCGTGGAAGAGGCGATGTGGGTGCTGGTGTCGTGCTCCGAGTTCCGATTCAACCGGTAG
- a CDS encoding DUF1501 domain-containing protein → MLTIHDRGFARDCRGASRREFLRVGGLGLGLSGLTLPGLLAARARAGESGGAPKKAVVLLFLQGGPSQLETWDPKPEAPKEYRTHTDCIVTAHPGVRFCRYFPRLAAMARDFTVVRNFASGNGGHTYEAVTTGGNATKGSLSAASAYLGGAVAPSGLPGNMLVLPEAVQEGLKLGSNFETGALPTLTQTGSLGSQYEAFSPAGGSKLKQAMTLTLPRERFDDRRQLLAGFDTLRRDIDRGGALGRADEYQQRAFDIISRGITEVFDLGKEDPRTLAMYDTAGLFRLEDATRWYDMKRASNLLGKQMLLARRLCEAGCGFVTVSDCGWDMHANNNSPKNMEGLKWLAPQVDHAVAAFLEDVKQRGLSEKILLVVTGEMGRSPRLNGNGGRDHHGELTPLLIAGGGLKMGQVVGRSDALGGRPASHGYRPAHLFATVMNFLLDVPQLRLRTDLNRDLMTAIDRANVIRELF, encoded by the coding sequence ATGTTGACGATTCACGACCGGGGCTTCGCACGCGACTGCCGGGGGGCGAGCCGGCGCGAGTTCCTGCGCGTCGGCGGCCTCGGGCTGGGCCTGTCCGGCCTCACGCTCCCGGGCCTGCTGGCCGCCCGGGCCCGGGCCGGGGAGAGCGGCGGCGCGCCGAAGAAGGCGGTGGTGCTGCTGTTCCTGCAGGGCGGGCCGTCGCAACTCGAGACCTGGGACCCCAAGCCCGAGGCCCCGAAGGAGTACCGCACCCACACCGACTGCATCGTGACGGCCCACCCGGGGGTCCGGTTCTGCCGCTACTTCCCCAGGCTGGCCGCGATGGCGAGGGACTTCACCGTTGTGCGCAACTTCGCCTCCGGCAACGGCGGGCACACCTACGAGGCCGTCACCACCGGCGGCAACGCGACCAAGGGGTCGCTCAGCGCGGCCTCCGCCTACCTGGGCGGCGCCGTCGCTCCCTCCGGCCTGCCGGGCAACATGCTCGTCCTCCCCGAGGCGGTGCAGGAGGGGTTGAAGTTGGGGAGCAACTTCGAGACCGGCGCCCTCCCCACACTCACCCAGACCGGGTCGCTCGGGTCGCAGTACGAGGCGTTCAGCCCCGCCGGCGGGTCGAAGCTCAAGCAGGCGATGACCCTCACCCTGCCGCGCGAGCGGTTCGACGACCGCCGGCAACTCCTCGCCGGGTTCGACACCCTCCGCCGCGACATCGACCGCGGCGGCGCCCTGGGACGCGCCGACGAGTACCAGCAGCGGGCGTTCGACATCATCTCGCGCGGCATCACCGAGGTGTTCGACCTGGGCAAGGAAGACCCCCGGACGCTGGCGATGTACGACACCGCCGGCCTCTTCCGGCTTGAGGACGCCACCCGCTGGTACGACATGAAGCGGGCGTCGAATCTGCTGGGCAAGCAGATGCTCCTGGCCCGCCGGCTGTGCGAGGCCGGGTGCGGGTTCGTCACCGTGTCGGACTGCGGCTGGGACATGCACGCGAACAACAACAGCCCCAAGAACATGGAGGGGCTCAAGTGGCTGGCCCCGCAGGTGGACCACGCCGTCGCCGCGTTCCTCGAGGACGTCAAGCAGCGCGGCTTGTCCGAGAAGATCCTGCTGGTCGTCACCGGCGAGATGGGGCGGTCGCCGCGGCTCAACGGCAACGGCGGCCGCGACCACCACGGCGAGCTGACCCCGCTGCTGATCGCCGGCGGCGGGCTGAAGATGGGGCAGGTCGTCGGCCGGTCCGACGCCCTCGGCGGGCGGCCGGCCTCCCACGGCTACAGGCCGGCGCACCTGTTCGCCACCGTCATGAACTTCCTCCTCGACGTGCCGCAACTCCGACTCCGTACCGACCTCAACCGCGACCTGATGACCGCAATCGACAGAGCGAACGTGATCCGCGAGTTGTTTTGA
- a CDS encoding 3-keto-disaccharide hydrolase, translating to MNKYLTCLAVALAAGFPGEATPQTPDPAAEAAARKLFDTRVIGAELKLQGEYVGNDREARVGVQVVARGDKSFHALVLEGGLPGDGWDGGRYGLLESGPLSNGKVELRSPGDDGAGAVLDESGLALKRGGRTVLLKRVDRKSPTLGKQPPAGAVVLFGGANPNVDAFEERKDIEGLSAPLMFEGNLLAGAVTKQKFRDYTLHVEFMTGWEPQNIPWRRADAGVYMLARYEVAIGDSFGFDFDLSGATSPTRPPLIGGTGKGSKFPPAKGAAAPRVCGSVFTYPSKVPNACLPPLVWQTLDIDFTAPRFDAGGKRTAKAVISVKLNGQQTVDRLEVNSPTPHGFKGPEAADGPIWFEAFGRRVLYRNIWVVEQP from the coding sequence ATGAACAAGTACCTCACGTGCCTGGCCGTCGCACTGGCTGCTGGGTTCCCCGGAGAGGCGACGCCCCAGACGCCCGACCCCGCGGCGGAGGCGGCGGCGAGAAAGCTCTTCGACACCCGGGTGATCGGAGCCGAGTTGAAGTTGCAGGGCGAGTACGTCGGCAACGACCGCGAGGCGCGTGTCGGTGTCCAGGTGGTCGCACGGGGCGACAAATCCTTCCACGCGCTGGTCCTGGAAGGGGGCCTGCCCGGCGACGGCTGGGACGGCGGCCGCTACGGCCTGTTGGAAAGCGGCCCCCTGTCTAACGGGAAGGTGGAACTCCGCTCCCCGGGCGATGACGGGGCGGGCGCGGTGCTCGACGAGAGCGGGCTGGCCCTGAAGCGCGGCGGCCGGACGGTCCTGCTGAAGCGGGTGGACCGGAAGAGCCCGACCCTGGGGAAGCAACCTCCGGCCGGTGCCGTCGTTCTCTTCGGGGGAGCGAACCCGAACGTGGACGCGTTCGAGGAACGGAAGGACATCGAGGGGCTCAGCGCGCCGCTGATGTTCGAGGGGAACCTGCTGGCGGGGGCGGTCACGAAGCAGAAGTTCCGAGACTACACCTTACACGTCGAGTTCATGACCGGCTGGGAGCCGCAAAACATCCCGTGGCGGCGGGCGGATGCCGGGGTCTACATGCTCGCCCGGTATGAGGTGGCGATCGGGGATAGTTTCGGGTTCGATTTCGACCTGTCCGGGGCCACCAGCCCGACCCGGCCGCCGTTGATCGGCGGGACGGGCAAGGGATCGAAGTTCCCGCCCGCGAAGGGTGCCGCCGCGCCGCGGGTCTGCGGCAGCGTGTTCACCTACCCGAGCAAGGTGCCGAACGCGTGCCTCCCGCCACTGGTCTGGCAGACCCTCGACATCGACTTCACGGCGCCGCGGTTCGACGCCGGCGGGAAGAGGACAGCGAAGGCGGTGATCTCGGTGAAGTTGAACGGGCAGCAGACGGTGGACCGGTTGGAAGTGAACAGCCCGACGCCGCACGGGTTCAAGGGTCCGGAGGCCGCGGACGGGCCAATTTGGTTCGAAGCCTTCGGCCGCCGCGTGCTGTACCGGAACATCTGGGTGGTGGAACAGCCCTGA
- a CDS encoding DUF1501 domain-containing protein produces the protein MHEAYLLEAVRDRVRGSRRDWLRLTAAGFGSYILAGGRRGSPVRGGPPAGRGPRAKSSILLFMTGGPAQHETFDPKPDAPSNVRGEFGAIDTSVPGVRVSELMPHMARQAHRYAILRGTYHRENGHGPATHWSLTGRVAVPRPRTGSEPSPARIDPPCVGGVVRQLKGDRNGLPGAVQLPARIGDQNTFQWAGQHAGYLGERYDPLMLIDETWVPGELPPTFRPNPAVGEDRLRTRSHLLQELEGAQKAVTGPPVDSLHLHRERALSVLDSTTAWEAFLLKNERPESIARYGDTRFGRSCLIARRLVEAGVGHVTVTWYPDPPTKFNSEANFDTHSKHFTKMKNLLMPPVDRAFAALLDDLAERGLLDETLVAWTGEFGRTPKINGGAGRDHWGNVFSTVLAGGGVRGGQVLGSSDGLGAEPKNNPVHVSRFVATMLRAHGWDDGTPVYSADRRPQFFMPGKPLDELF, from the coding sequence ATGCACGAAGCGTACCTGCTCGAGGCGGTCCGCGACCGAGTTCGCGGCTCGCGGCGGGACTGGCTGCGGCTGACCGCGGCCGGGTTCGGGTCGTACATCCTCGCCGGCGGGCGGCGGGGGAGCCCGGTCCGCGGCGGGCCGCCCGCCGGCCGCGGACCGCGCGCGAAGAGCAGCATCCTGCTGTTCATGACCGGCGGCCCCGCCCAGCACGAGACCTTCGACCCGAAGCCCGACGCGCCGTCGAACGTGCGCGGCGAGTTCGGGGCCATCGACACCTCGGTGCCGGGGGTCCGGGTCTCGGAACTGATGCCGCACATGGCCCGGCAGGCGCACCGGTACGCGATCCTGCGGGGGACGTACCACCGGGAGAACGGCCACGGGCCGGCGACCCACTGGAGCCTGACGGGCCGGGTCGCGGTGCCGCGGCCCCGCACCGGCAGCGAGCCGTCGCCGGCGCGGATCGACCCGCCCTGCGTCGGCGGGGTGGTGCGGCAACTGAAGGGGGACCGGAACGGGCTGCCGGGGGCCGTCCAACTCCCCGCCCGGATCGGCGACCAGAACACCTTCCAGTGGGCCGGTCAGCACGCCGGGTACCTCGGCGAGCGGTACGACCCGCTGATGCTCATCGACGAGACGTGGGTCCCCGGCGAACTCCCCCCTACCTTCCGCCCCAACCCGGCGGTGGGCGAGGACCGGCTGCGGACGCGGTCGCACCTGCTGCAGGAGTTGGAGGGGGCCCAGAAGGCGGTCACCGGGCCGCCGGTCGACTCCCTCCATCTCCACCGCGAGCGGGCCCTCAGCGTGCTCGACTCGACCACCGCCTGGGAGGCGTTCCTCCTCAAGAACGAGCGGCCCGAGTCGATCGCCCGCTACGGCGACACTCGGTTCGGGCGGAGTTGCCTGATCGCGCGGCGGCTGGTGGAGGCCGGCGTCGGGCACGTGACCGTGACGTGGTACCCCGACCCGCCCACGAAGTTCAACTCGGAGGCCAACTTCGACACCCACAGCAAGCACTTCACCAAGATGAAGAACTTGCTCATGCCGCCGGTGGACCGCGCGTTCGCGGCGCTGCTCGACGACCTGGCCGAGCGCGGGCTGCTGGACGAGACGCTGGTCGCCTGGACCGGCGAGTTCGGCCGCACCCCGAAGATCAACGGCGGGGCCGGGCGGGATCACTGGGGGAACGTGTTCAGCACCGTCCTCGCCGGCGGCGGGGTCCGCGGCGGGCAGGTCCTGGGCTCGTCGGACGGGCTGGGGGCGGAGCCGAAGAACAACCCCGTCCACGTGTCCCGGTTCGTGGCCACAATGCTCCGCGCCCACGGCTGGGACGACGGGACGCCGGTCTACTCGGCCGACCGCCGCCCGCAGTTCTTCATGCCGGGCAAGCCGCTCGACGAGCTGTTCTAG
- a CDS encoding DUF1552 domain-containing protein, which produces MSTRPHPLRVVTPDRLDRRTALAGVALGAGAVVLQPFLQRLAAEEAGQPPPKRFIFVMESNGLYPYHVQPKGVERGKGDRVIDLPLADLELPEAIAPLEPFKSRLGIIQNLSHKISGGGDHGKGYGGLGCFNWRRGAAGQTIDHALGSAQPSIIPVVGLCVPPSADAAFANSVSASGPRRPTPMVCQPDLAFQMLFGSVAEGSAGKVHQARNRLLDWCRADIKRVRDELPAAGREKLDVYLDTFEQMRTRQDRLAENRERLRANLPALDRFDSRRTTQRFEAQCAIAAASLASGLTNVVTLDAAGGIGLYHTWTDLGVTKDGHAIGHSVEAPDSAKFAVAIRRFHAERVADLARRLDAVREGNGTMLDNTLIIWMSDSGEGHHGFCAEWPLVVLGGLGGRLKTAGRYLQFPRYQEGARETANRTVRNFYLALLHAAGDRREAFGELDPQMPAAAQNGPLAEVLA; this is translated from the coding sequence ATGAGCACCCGCCCGCACCCGCTTCGCGTGGTCACGCCCGACCGACTGGACCGGCGGACGGCGCTCGCGGGCGTGGCCCTCGGGGCCGGGGCGGTCGTGCTCCAGCCGTTCTTGCAGCGGCTCGCGGCCGAGGAGGCCGGACAGCCGCCGCCGAAGCGGTTCATCTTCGTCATGGAAAGCAACGGCCTTTACCCGTACCATGTGCAACCGAAAGGCGTCGAGAGGGGCAAGGGCGACCGGGTGATCGACCTGCCGCTGGCGGACCTGGAACTCCCCGAGGCCATCGCCCCGCTCGAACCGTTCAAGAGCCGGCTCGGGATCATTCAGAACCTGTCGCACAAGATCTCCGGCGGCGGCGACCACGGGAAGGGGTACGGCGGCCTCGGCTGCTTCAACTGGCGGCGCGGGGCGGCCGGTCAGACCATCGACCACGCTCTCGGGTCCGCCCAACCGAGCATCATCCCGGTGGTCGGGCTTTGCGTTCCGCCCTCGGCGGACGCCGCGTTCGCCAACTCCGTCTCGGCCAGCGGCCCGCGCCGGCCGACCCCGATGGTCTGTCAGCCCGACCTCGCGTTCCAGATGCTGTTCGGGAGCGTGGCGGAAGGGAGCGCGGGCAAGGTGCACCAGGCCCGGAACAGGCTGCTGGACTGGTGCCGCGCCGACATCAAGCGGGTGCGGGACGAACTGCCGGCCGCCGGCCGCGAGAAGCTCGACGTGTACCTCGACACGTTCGAGCAGATGCGGACCCGCCAGGATCGGTTGGCCGAGAACCGGGAACGGCTGCGGGCCAACCTGCCCGCCCTCGACAGGTTCGACTCCCGGCGGACCACGCAGCGGTTCGAGGCGCAGTGCGCGATCGCCGCCGCCTCGCTCGCGTCAGGGCTCACGAACGTGGTGACGCTCGACGCGGCCGGCGGCATCGGCCTGTACCACACCTGGACCGACCTGGGCGTCACCAAGGACGGCCACGCCATCGGCCACTCGGTCGAGGCACCCGACAGCGCGAAGTTCGCCGTCGCGATCCGCCGCTTCCACGCGGAGCGGGTCGCCGACCTGGCCCGCCGCCTCGATGCCGTGCGCGAGGGGAACGGCACGATGCTCGACAACACGCTCATCATCTGGATGAGCGACTCGGGCGAGGGGCACCACGGGTTCTGCGCCGAGTGGCCGCTGGTCGTTCTCGGCGGTCTGGGCGGTCGGCTGAAGACGGCCGGCCGGTACCTCCAATTCCCGCGATACCAGGAGGGGGCGCGGGAGACCGCCAACCGGACCGTCCGCAACTTCTACCTGGCCCTGCTCCACGCCGCCGGCGACCGGCGAGAGGCCTTCGGCGAGCTCGACCCGCAGATGCCGGCCGCCGCCCAGAACGGCCCGTTGGCCGAGGTTCTGGCCTGA
- a CDS encoding DUF1501 domain-containing protein — protein MKPIFESGACTSGHHLSRRSLMTGLLTTAGGAAVANWGALVHSATIAAEAKRSGKRCIMLYMEGGASQTDTFDMKPGRRTAGPFRPIPTNVTGIQVCEFLPCVARHADKLAIIRSMRTQSVDHGIGGYHMHTCYPSSQRFPHPEIGAMIAKYCQDPEADLPSFVKIGPTSGVYGSGYLGPQYEPFVVAEDGKLPGFASPSAPPEVQARRGELLNFMEQRFAEHRPGEPFASHRTAELRTVRLMRARQAFDVSREWDQAKDRYGDTKFGRGCFTALKLVEAGVSFVEVGQYGHDTHVDNFPISKALYSVLDPAWGGLMDDLARRGLLSDTLVVWTSEFGRTPAINNRAGRDHFGRAWTVVLAGGGINGGRHHGASDPDGFEVQDDPVTEGDYFATIYTALGINPRARHFLGSRPIWATPEGSRPIRQLLG, from the coding sequence ATGAAGCCGATCTTCGAATCCGGCGCCTGCACCTCGGGTCACCACCTGAGTCGGCGCTCGCTGATGACGGGGCTGCTGACCACGGCGGGCGGCGCGGCCGTCGCGAACTGGGGCGCGCTGGTTCACTCGGCGACGATCGCCGCGGAGGCGAAGCGGTCGGGGAAGCGGTGCATCATGCTCTACATGGAGGGGGGAGCGAGCCAGACCGACACGTTCGACATGAAGCCCGGCCGGCGGACGGCCGGCCCGTTCCGGCCGATTCCGACGAACGTCACCGGCATCCAGGTGTGCGAGTTCCTGCCGTGCGTCGCCCGGCACGCCGACAAGCTGGCGATCATTCGCAGCATGCGGACGCAGTCGGTGGACCACGGGATCGGCGGGTACCACATGCACACCTGCTACCCCTCCTCGCAGCGGTTCCCGCACCCGGAAATCGGGGCCATGATCGCGAAGTACTGCCAGGACCCGGAGGCCGACCTGCCGAGCTTCGTCAAGATCGGGCCCACGAGCGGGGTGTACGGGTCGGGGTACCTCGGCCCCCAGTACGAGCCGTTCGTGGTGGCCGAGGACGGCAAGCTGCCGGGGTTCGCCAGCCCGTCGGCCCCGCCGGAGGTTCAGGCCCGGCGCGGCGAGTTGCTGAACTTCATGGAGCAGCGGTTCGCCGAACACCGCCCGGGTGAGCCGTTCGCGTCGCACCGCACGGCCGAACTGCGGACGGTTCGCCTGATGCGGGCCCGGCAGGCGTTCGACGTGAGCCGTGAGTGGGACCAGGCGAAGGACCGGTACGGCGACACCAAGTTCGGCCGCGGCTGCTTCACGGCACTGAAGCTGGTCGAGGCTGGGGTGTCGTTCGTCGAGGTCGGGCAGTACGGCCACGACACACACGTCGATAACTTCCCGATCTCCAAGGCGCTGTACTCGGTGCTCGACCCCGCCTGGGGTGGGCTGATGGACGACCTGGCGCGGCGCGGCCTGCTGAGCGACACGCTGGTCGTGTGGACCAGCGAGTTTGGCCGCACGCCGGCGATTAACAACCGGGCCGGCCGCGACCACTTCGGCCGGGCGTGGACGGTGGTGCTGGCCGGCGGCGGCATCAACGGCGGCCGGCACCACGGCGCGAGCGACCCGGACGGCTTCGAGGTGCAGGACGACCCCGTCACCGAGGGGGACTACTTCGCCACCATCTACACCGCGCTCGGCATCAACCCCCGGGCTCGTCACTTCCTCGGGAGCCGGCCGATCTGGGCCACCCCCGAGGGCTCCCGGCCGATCCGGCAGCTGTTGGGGTAG
- a CDS encoding DUF1501 domain-containing protein, whose product MSMHLPSTCGSPEHSLNRRAFLGGVGGFAGGVAGLDALGNPLLAGQLEKRHKRVILLWMAGGLSQFESWDPKPGRRTGGPFRAIQTSVPGYRMSELMPMMASRVHKSAVIRSFSSPNTGHTGGSVFALMSGDRQDTGNLRTPSLGCLLGRELSQPGMPEHVSFWNATWPFSGGDKQLDFALDLGARYEAINIAGKLAPDGIQLPASLTDDDHRAREALREQLAARFQERRGSNPTVASHGGSYQRVRGIMDIAGLFDISREPPRTRERYGHSLFGQQALVARRLIEAGVPFVRLTDGWWDSHGENFEIHASKVPTLDRVMSALLEDLEQRGLLQDTLVVTFAEMGRTPQINGQRGRDHWGACWSVTLTGCGIKPGVVHGSTNADGTAVATDRVTAAQFFATIFQAVGIDHQKEYTSADGRPVRLTPYNTEPVRAVLA is encoded by the coding sequence ATGAGCATGCACCTTCCTTCAACCTGCGGCTCCCCGGAGCACTCGCTCAACCGGCGGGCGTTTCTCGGCGGCGTCGGCGGTTTCGCCGGCGGGGTCGCGGGGCTGGACGCGCTCGGGAACCCGCTGCTGGCCGGCCAGCTCGAGAAGCGGCACAAGCGCGTCATCCTCCTCTGGATGGCCGGGGGGCTGAGCCAGTTCGAAAGCTGGGACCCGAAGCCCGGCCGGCGGACCGGCGGACCGTTCCGGGCGATCCAAACCTCGGTTCCCGGCTACCGGATGAGCGAGCTGATGCCGATGATGGCGTCACGGGTTCACAAGTCGGCCGTCATTCGCTCCTTCAGCAGCCCGAACACCGGCCACACCGGGGGGAGCGTGTTCGCGCTGATGAGCGGCGACCGGCAAGACACGGGGAACCTGCGGACCCCGTCATTGGGGTGTTTGTTGGGCCGCGAGCTGTCGCAACCCGGGATGCCCGAGCACGTGTCGTTCTGGAACGCCACCTGGCCGTTCAGCGGCGGCGACAAGCAGCTCGATTTCGCCCTCGACCTGGGGGCGCGGTACGAGGCGATCAACATCGCTGGCAAGCTGGCCCCCGACGGCATCCAGCTCCCCGCCTCGCTGACCGACGACGACCACCGCGCCCGCGAGGCGCTCCGCGAGCAGCTGGCGGCCCGGTTTCAGGAGCGGCGCGGCAGCAACCCCACGGTCGCCAGCCACGGCGGGTCGTACCAGCGGGTCCGCGGCATCATGGACATCGCCGGCCTGTTCGACATCTCCCGCGAGCCGCCCAGGACGCGCGAGCGGTACGGCCACTCGCTGTTCGGCCAGCAGGCCCTGGTGGCGCGGCGGCTGATTGAGGCCGGCGTGCCGTTCGTCCGCCTCACCGACGGGTGGTGGGATTCCCACGGCGAGAACTTCGAGATCCACGCGTCGAAGGTCCCCACCCTCGACCGGGTGATGTCGGCCCTGCTCGAGGATCTGGAGCAGCGCGGCCTGCTCCAGGACACCCTGGTGGTGACCTTCGCCGAGATGGGCCGGACGCCGCAGATCAACGGCCAGCGCGGCCGCGACCACTGGGGGGCTTGCTGGAGCGTGACGCTGACCGGTTGCGGCATCAAGCCCGGGGTCGTCCACGGCAGCACCAACGCCGACGGCACCGCCGTCGCCACCGACCGCGTCACGGCCGCCCAGTTCTTCGCGACCATCTTCCAGGCCGTGGGGATCGACCACCAGAAGGAATACACCTCGGCCGACGGCCGGCCGGTCCGACTGACCCCCTACAACACGGAACCGGTCCGCGCGGTGTTGGCCTGA
- a CDS encoding WD40 repeat domain-containing protein: MPPPNPDRVKISKAVTHPGDFLSVVREPNSERLWLGHADAKIYSIDFAREKPAATAVFEGHESYVSGLGLVENTLVSAGWDRKLVWWDLRDRRVVRTVEAHDRWVRRLAVSRTGTMIATVSDDMTCKVWDAKSGRLIRTLTGFDDRVPRYDNPNKIFSCAISPDGRHVAAADDAARVLVWEAESGREAARFEAPSYLGISQGGYLSASRICRMAFSPDGKSLALAGKERAGELFVISGPGLVQIFDWQTGQKAYEQKASGQFESIYWHPQSAWILVAPFANGPLCFLDPARPRVIKETPATIPTYDLAVNEAADAFYTVGSGKALKWEFSA; the protein is encoded by the coding sequence ATGCCGCCCCCCAACCCCGACCGGGTGAAGATCAGCAAAGCGGTGACGCACCCCGGCGATTTTCTGTCCGTCGTCCGCGAGCCGAACAGCGAGCGGCTGTGGCTCGGCCACGCCGACGCGAAGATCTATTCCATCGACTTCGCCCGGGAAAAGCCTGCAGCGACTGCCGTGTTCGAGGGGCACGAGAGTTACGTCAGCGGGCTGGGTCTGGTCGAGAACACGCTCGTGTCGGCGGGCTGGGACCGCAAGCTGGTGTGGTGGGACCTCCGCGACCGCCGGGTGGTGCGCACCGTCGAGGCGCACGACCGGTGGGTCCGCCGGCTCGCGGTGAGCCGCACCGGGACGATGATCGCGACCGTCTCCGACGACATGACCTGCAAGGTGTGGGACGCGAAGTCGGGGAGGTTGATCCGGACGCTGACCGGGTTCGACGACCGGGTGCCGCGGTACGACAACCCCAACAAGATCTTTTCCTGCGCGATCTCCCCGGACGGCCGGCACGTCGCCGCCGCCGACGACGCGGCCCGGGTGCTCGTGTGGGAGGCGGAGTCCGGGCGGGAGGCCGCACGGTTCGAAGCCCCCAGCTACCTGGGGATTTCGCAGGGGGGCTACCTGTCCGCGTCGCGGATTTGCCGGATGGCGTTTTCGCCCGACGGCAAGTCACTGGCCCTTGCGGGGAAGGAGCGCGCCGGCGAGTTGTTCGTCATCTCCGGGCCCGGGCTGGTGCAAATCTTCGACTGGCAGACGGGACAGAAGGCTTACGAGCAGAAGGCGAGCGGCCAGTTCGAGTCGATCTACTGGCACCCGCAGTCGGCCTGGATTCTGGTCGCCCCGTTCGCGAACGGCCCGCTGTGCTTCCTGGACCCGGCCAGGCCGCGCGTGATCAAGGAGACGCCTGCCACCATCCCGACGTACGACCTGGCCGTCAACGAGGCGGCGGACGCGTTCTACACGGTCGGTAGCGGCAAGGCGCTCAAGTGGGAATTCTCCGCCTGA